Proteins encoded in a region of the Stigmatella aurantiaca genome:
- a CDS encoding YgaP-like transmembrane domain, with product MLLVGFMATRTGRWVRILAGTGMMVGGLASGSPKGAALALAGLGSLVSGAMDVCVTAALFGHSIRGADIRRRLGIKDEEPLISRPPPRPSARAIMYLH from the coding sequence ATGCTTCTGGTCGGGTTCATGGCGACGCGCACGGGACGCTGGGTCCGCATCCTCGCGGGCACGGGAATGATGGTGGGAGGCCTCGCCTCGGGCTCTCCCAAGGGCGCGGCGCTGGCGCTCGCGGGGCTCGGCTCCCTCGTCTCCGGGGCGATGGACGTGTGCGTGACGGCCGCCCTGTTCGGGCACTCCATCCGCGGCGCGGACATCCGGCGGCGCCTGGGCATCAAGGACGAGGAGCCGCTCATCAGCCGGCCGCCCCCTCGCCCGTCTGCCCGCGCCATCATGTACCTGCACTGA
- a CDS encoding ornithine cyclodeaminase family protein, with amino-acid sequence MSTLLLRHSDVVRNLQSLTLLSDLREAFRTDALARTVAPQWARALLHAEGSTSVLFPGSLPGVPAYSVKVQARFSPPGSSVQSVLQLHDLASGGLLALMDSAHLTHVRDGVLGALAADVLARPEASRVAFLGAGPQAALHLKSLRLVRTLRQAFVYDPDVTLAAAFASRMYQQLSLPVRMAGSVQEAVEEADLVVVMNASRLSALQPELLRPGMHVTVLSTEESGKVELAPALVRRTTFVCDHRGQALSGGLRSAGLSEESIHAELGEIIAGLRPGRTSPEQLTLFAGVGLPFQDLAAAWHIYQAALGDEDVQRLDFGT; translated from the coding sequence ATGAGCACTCTTCTGCTTCGCCACTCGGATGTGGTCCGCAACCTTCAGTCCCTCACCCTGCTGTCGGACCTGCGGGAGGCGTTCCGCACGGATGCCCTCGCGCGCACGGTGGCCCCCCAGTGGGCCCGGGCCCTCTTGCATGCCGAAGGCTCCACCAGCGTGCTCTTCCCGGGGAGCCTTCCCGGCGTGCCCGCCTACAGCGTGAAGGTCCAGGCCCGGTTTTCTCCTCCGGGCTCCTCCGTCCAGAGCGTGCTCCAACTGCATGATCTCGCCTCCGGGGGGCTGCTGGCCCTCATGGACTCGGCGCACCTGACCCATGTGCGCGATGGCGTGCTGGGCGCCCTGGCCGCGGACGTCCTTGCCCGGCCCGAGGCCAGCCGCGTGGCGTTCCTCGGCGCGGGCCCGCAGGCCGCGCTCCATCTCAAGTCCCTGCGGCTGGTGCGCACCCTGCGCCAGGCGTTCGTGTACGACCCGGACGTCACGCTCGCCGCCGCGTTCGCCTCGCGCATGTACCAGCAGTTGTCCCTGCCGGTCCGGATGGCGGGCTCCGTGCAGGAGGCCGTGGAGGAGGCGGACCTCGTCGTGGTGATGAATGCCAGCCGCCTGTCCGCGCTTCAGCCCGAGCTGCTGCGGCCGGGCATGCACGTCACCGTGCTGAGCACCGAGGAGTCCGGCAAGGTGGAGCTCGCGCCGGCGCTGGTGCGGCGCACCACCTTTGTCTGCGACCACCGGGGACAGGCCCTGTCCGGGGGCCTGCGCAGCGCGGGCCTCTCCGAGGAGTCCATCCACGCGGAGCTGGGGGAGATCATCGCGGGGCTGCGGCCCGGGCGCACCTCGCCCGAGCAGCTCACCCTCTTCGCGGGCGTGGGCCTGCCCTTCCAGGACCTGGCGGCCGCCTGGCACATCTACCAGGCGGCGCTGGGGGACGAGGACGTGCAGCGGCTCGATTTCGGCACGTGA
- a CDS encoding M20/M25/M40 family metallo-hydrolase encodes MLRAPLWSVLLLLWPTFALAESKDRPPVDCKRSGPKRAVPFSAEALPGRPLSERYAEYVGTCGQEDVVALTQQLVRFKTVSREQPPAKSPGTAALGRFLKKWAQAHGFAFRAVGTQDVFELSWGEGAPHLGFVVHADVAPAAPRAWRHEPFDPQVMDGKLYGRGVSDGKGPLATALVALAMAQEMGLKPWKGRVLLIIGNGRTSDWKGMEQYVRTQPLPPHVISLDAEYPVVVAQSGFAVLNLEASLRPREGERAGRLVAVDASAGEALTEVPASASLELVPAAGTSSEQGLALVQKALEAVRRERPTLDAEVKLRRVPGVALGSRIVLSARGRAAPSATPERGHNALWDLAAIAGQLPLSENGLTEVLRTTVRRLDGDHSGERLGIAGQDTLMGPLVVAPTLLQVKDGKVSLSLHMHRPRSEEGTDDFHTALDHAVALITQETDGWVKEGPGRSVGEPHVAKPAGALVTKLLEVYKLQRGRGEGVKPVSFRGETYARLFPGGVDFGPRLPGEPHRGQSPDEFISLEHLALNTRMLAAALQALVFSPNAP; translated from the coding sequence ATGCTTCGCGCCCCCCTCTGGTCCGTCCTCCTCTTGCTTTGGCCCACCTTCGCGCTCGCGGAGTCCAAGGACAGGCCTCCGGTCGACTGCAAGCGCTCCGGTCCCAAGCGGGCCGTGCCGTTCTCCGCCGAAGCCTTGCCTGGCAGGCCCCTCTCCGAGCGGTATGCCGAGTACGTGGGCACGTGTGGGCAGGAGGACGTGGTGGCCCTGACGCAGCAGCTCGTCCGCTTCAAGACGGTGAGCCGCGAGCAGCCCCCCGCGAAGAGCCCCGGCACCGCCGCCCTGGGGCGCTTCCTGAAGAAGTGGGCCCAGGCCCATGGCTTCGCGTTCCGGGCCGTGGGCACTCAGGACGTGTTCGAGCTGTCCTGGGGCGAGGGGGCGCCGCACCTGGGCTTTGTCGTCCACGCGGACGTGGCCCCCGCGGCCCCCCGTGCGTGGCGGCATGAGCCGTTTGATCCTCAGGTGATGGACGGAAAGCTCTATGGCCGGGGCGTCAGCGACGGCAAGGGCCCGCTGGCCACGGCGCTCGTCGCGCTCGCCATGGCCCAGGAGATGGGCCTGAAGCCGTGGAAGGGCCGGGTGCTCCTCATCATCGGCAATGGCCGGACGAGCGATTGGAAGGGGATGGAGCAGTACGTCCGCACCCAGCCCCTGCCCCCCCATGTCATCTCCCTGGATGCGGAGTATCCCGTCGTGGTGGCCCAGTCCGGCTTCGCCGTGCTGAACCTGGAGGCCTCCCTGCGCCCCCGGGAGGGGGAGCGCGCCGGGCGGCTGGTGGCCGTGGATGCCTCCGCCGGCGAGGCGCTCACCGAGGTGCCCGCGTCCGCCTCGCTGGAGCTGGTGCCCGCGGCGGGGACCTCCTCCGAGCAGGGGCTTGCCCTCGTCCAGAAGGCCCTGGAGGCGGTCCGCCGGGAGCGGCCCACGCTCGACGCCGAGGTGAAGCTCCGGCGGGTGCCGGGGGTGGCCCTGGGCTCGCGCATCGTCCTGTCGGCCCGGGGGCGGGCGGCGCCCTCGGCCACGCCCGAGCGCGGGCACAACGCGCTCTGGGACCTGGCGGCCATCGCCGGGCAGCTCCCCCTGTCGGAGAACGGGCTCACGGAGGTGCTGCGGACCACCGTGCGCCGGCTGGATGGGGACCACTCCGGGGAGCGGCTGGGCATCGCCGGGCAGGACACGCTCATGGGGCCGCTCGTCGTCGCCCCCACGCTGCTGCAAGTGAAGGACGGGAAGGTGTCCCTGTCGCTGCACATGCACCGGCCCCGGAGCGAGGAGGGGACCGACGACTTCCACACGGCGCTCGACCATGCCGTGGCGCTCATCACCCAGGAGACGGATGGCTGGGTGAAGGAGGGCCCGGGGCGCTCCGTGGGCGAGCCCCATGTGGCGAAGCCCGCCGGGGCGCTCGTCACGAAGCTGCTGGAGGTCTACAAGCTCCAGCGCGGGAGGGGGGAGGGCGTCAAGCCCGTGTCCTTCCGGGGAGAGACCTATGCCCGGCTGTTTCCCGGCGGGGTGGACTTTGGTCCCCGGCTGCCCGGCGAGCCCCACCGGGGCCAGTCTCCGGATGAGTTCATCTCCCTGGAGCATCTGGCGCTGAACACCCGGATGCTCGCCGCGGCCCTGCAGGCCCTGGTCTTCTCGCCGAATGCCCCCTGA